From a region of the Agromyces ramosus genome:
- a CDS encoding amidohydrolase family protein: MHVVDSHTHIWDPRRFDYPWLNGLEPLDRPMLPTDIDRAGGRVSAMVFVQADCDSRSALDEARWVDGLDWPELAGIVAGVDLRDRVGLAAHLDALTQMRRVVGVRHLLQGEPDDFFRSPALRDGLVALAERRLTFDACVRHEQLPLLASLLEQSPSLRVVVDHLGKPPVDEGIDGESGRRWASAIDDLAALDSVSIKVSGLAPEARDAASLDRNAAAFIRHAVEAFGADRSMVGSDWPVSAKLGAAGTFGEWIDRVHAATNPSTTEREAVDAATATSFYGLPGTAP, from the coding sequence ATGCACGTCGTCGACTCGCACACCCACATCTGGGATCCACGACGCTTCGACTACCCGTGGCTCAACGGGCTCGAACCGCTCGACCGACCGATGCTGCCCACCGACATCGACCGCGCCGGTGGCCGCGTCAGCGCGATGGTCTTCGTGCAGGCCGACTGCGACTCGCGCAGCGCGCTCGATGAGGCGCGCTGGGTCGATGGGCTCGATTGGCCGGAGCTCGCGGGAATCGTGGCCGGCGTCGACCTCCGCGACCGCGTCGGCCTCGCCGCGCACCTCGACGCCCTCACGCAGATGCGGCGTGTGGTCGGTGTGCGCCATCTCCTGCAGGGCGAGCCCGACGACTTCTTCAGGAGCCCGGCCCTGCGCGACGGGCTCGTTGCGCTCGCGGAGCGCCGGTTGACGTTCGACGCCTGCGTGCGGCACGAACAACTCCCCCTGCTCGCGTCGCTGCTCGAGCAGTCGCCATCGCTGCGAGTCGTCGTCGATCATCTCGGCAAGCCGCCGGTCGACGAGGGCATCGACGGGGAGTCGGGCCGGCGATGGGCTTCAGCAATCGACGACCTCGCCGCGCTCGATTCGGTGAGCATCAAGGTCTCGGGGCTCGCGCCCGAGGCTCGCGACGCCGCGTCGCTCGACCGGAATGCGGCCGCCTTCATCCGGCACGCGGTCGAGGCGTTCGGCGCCGATCGCTCGATGGTCGGAAGCGACTGGCCCGTCAGTGCGAAGCTCGGAGCCGCGGGCACGTTCGGCGAGTGGATCGACCGGGTGCACGCCGCGACGAACCCGTCGACCACCGAGCGGGAGGCGGTCGACGCCGCAACCGCGACCTCGTTCTACGGACTGCCCGGCACCGCGCCCTGA
- a CDS encoding RbsD/FucU family protein, with amino-acid sequence MLSGIHPILSGELLAALDRLGHGDELVVADANFPAHRIGETVIEAAGLAAPAVVGAIRTVLPLDSYEGASVLLMAAEGGERLPVQHELVEAADASPDRVDELERFAFYERAASARLLVRTGELRPYGNLIVRKGVVNRYDPTGAAR; translated from the coding sequence GTGCTGAGCGGCATCCACCCGATCCTCAGCGGCGAGCTGCTCGCCGCGCTCGATCGTCTCGGCCACGGCGACGAGCTCGTCGTCGCCGACGCGAACTTTCCCGCGCATCGCATCGGCGAGACGGTCATCGAGGCGGCGGGCCTCGCTGCCCCCGCGGTCGTCGGCGCGATCCGCACGGTGCTGCCGCTCGACTCGTACGAGGGGGCATCCGTTCTGCTCATGGCCGCAGAGGGCGGCGAACGGCTCCCGGTGCAGCACGAGCTCGTCGAGGCCGCGGATGCCTCGCCCGACCGCGTGGACGAACTCGAGCGCTTCGCCTTCTACGAGCGGGCCGCGAGCGCACGCCTCCTGGTGCGTACCGGCGAGCTCCGGCCCTACGGCAACCTCATCGTCCGCAAGGGCGTCGTGAACCGCTACGATCCGACGGGAGCCGCACGATGA
- a CDS encoding sugar ABC transporter ATP-binding protein — protein MTASTDSATPLLHVEGVSKGFPGVQALDDVRLDLRHGEVLALVGENGAGKSTLMKLLAGIYTPDTGTFRLNGEELAIEGPRHAQELGISIIHQEFNLMPDLTVAQNIFIGREQRSAGVFLDDRALNRRAQELFDRLGLALDPSERVEQLTVARQQMVEIAKALSFDAKVLIMDEPTAALNDAEVDVLLDLIRRFRTPETGVIYISHRMEELARISDRVTVLRDGRYVGTRVTAETDPKEIISLMVGREITGEQRPASTPHEGEPMLSVRNLSTKNLLRGVSFEVHAGEILGFAGLMGAGRTEVARAIVGADRLDAGEILVRGRAVTITNPAEAAKLGIGYLSEDRKQLGVLLERSVRENIVLASLRDYVTRLGFVRDGRIEATGREYVEKLRIKTPSTAQLVRNLSGGNQQKVVIAKWLAKDCDVLIFDEPTRGIDVGAKEEIYTLLRQLADQGKAVIMISSELPEVLRLSDRIAVMAEGRLTAVLDNADATQENLMDYATRFSSEGTIAQ, from the coding sequence ATGACGGCGAGCACCGATTCCGCAACGCCGCTGCTCCACGTCGAGGGTGTGAGCAAGGGGTTCCCCGGCGTGCAGGCGCTCGATGATGTGCGGCTCGACCTCCGCCATGGCGAGGTGCTCGCGCTCGTCGGCGAGAACGGCGCCGGCAAGTCGACGCTCATGAAGCTGCTGGCGGGCATCTACACCCCCGACACCGGCACGTTCCGGCTGAACGGGGAGGAACTCGCGATCGAGGGGCCGCGCCACGCGCAGGAGCTCGGCATCTCGATCATCCACCAGGAGTTCAACCTCATGCCCGACCTCACGGTCGCGCAGAACATCTTCATCGGCCGCGAGCAACGCAGCGCCGGGGTGTTCCTCGACGATCGCGCCCTGAACCGTCGCGCGCAGGAGCTGTTCGACCGGCTGGGGCTCGCGCTCGACCCGTCCGAGCGCGTCGAGCAGCTCACGGTCGCCAGGCAGCAGATGGTCGAGATCGCGAAGGCGCTCTCGTTCGACGCCAAGGTCCTCATCATGGACGAGCCCACCGCAGCGCTGAACGACGCCGAAGTCGACGTGCTGCTGGACCTGATCCGGCGGTTCCGCACGCCCGAGACCGGGGTGATCTACATCTCCCACCGCATGGAGGAGCTGGCGCGCATCTCCGATCGGGTCACGGTTCTGCGCGACGGGCGTTACGTCGGCACGAGGGTGACCGCCGAGACCGATCCGAAGGAGATCATCTCGCTCATGGTGGGCCGGGAGATCACCGGCGAGCAGCGACCGGCCTCGACGCCGCACGAGGGCGAGCCGATGCTCTCGGTCCGCAACCTCAGCACCAAGAACCTGCTGCGCGGCGTGAGCTTCGAGGTCCACGCCGGTGAGATCCTCGGCTTCGCCGGGCTCATGGGCGCAGGGCGCACCGAGGTCGCCCGGGCGATCGTCGGCGCCGACCGCCTCGATGCCGGCGAGATCCTCGTGCGCGGCCGGGCGGTCACGATCACGAATCCGGCCGAGGCGGCGAAGCTCGGCATCGGCTACCTCTCCGAGGACCGCAAGCAGCTCGGCGTGCTCCTCGAGCGCAGCGTGCGCGAGAACATCGTGCTCGCGTCCCTGCGCGACTATGTCACGCGCCTCGGCTTCGTGCGCGACGGTCGAATCGAGGCCACGGGCCGCGAGTACGTCGAGAAGCTCCGCATCAAGACCCCGTCGACCGCACAGCTCGTGCGGAATCTCTCCGGCGGGAACCAGCAGAAGGTCGTCATCGCGAAATGGCTCGCGAAGGACTGCGACGTCCTCATCTTCGACGAGCCGACGCGCGGCATCGACGTCGGAGCCAAGGAGGAGATCTACACGCTCCTGCGGCAACTCGCCGACCAGGGGAAGGCCGTCATCATGATCTCCTCGGAGCTGCCCGAGGTGCTCCGCCTCTCCGACCGCATCGCCGTGATGGCCGAGGGTCGGCTCACTGCGGTGCTCGACAACGCCGACGCCACGCAGGAGAACCTCATGGACTACGCCACCCGATTCTCAAGCGAAGGAACGATCGCACAATGA
- a CDS encoding ABC transporter substrate-binding protein, which produces MFKKRTMGAIAGAVAAALILAGCANDGGGSGSDEGGGGDKPYIALVSKGFQHQFWQAVKTGAEQAAEEFDVEITFEGPDTEADVDQQIQMLQTALDKNPAAIGFAALDSQAAGPLLQQAKDAGIPVIAFDSGVESDIPLTTAATDNTAAAAEAAKQMAEAVGHEGKVALVVHDQTSVTGQERRDGFVDYMEENEPNIEIVDVQYGGGDQAKSADLAKAIISANPDLKGIYGSNEGSAIGVVQAVKELGIDPTQLVVVGFDSGKAQMDAIRDGLMIGAITQNPVGIGYETVKAAVEALDGKDLPKTIDTGYYWYDASNIDDEEIQAVLYE; this is translated from the coding sequence ATGTTCAAGAAGCGCACGATGGGCGCCATCGCCGGCGCGGTTGCCGCAGCCCTCATCCTCGCCGGTTGCGCCAACGATGGCGGCGGCAGCGGATCCGACGAGGGGGGCGGCGGCGACAAGCCGTACATCGCACTCGTCTCGAAAGGGTTCCAGCACCAGTTCTGGCAGGCCGTGAAGACGGGGGCCGAGCAGGCCGCCGAGGAGTTCGACGTCGAGATCACCTTCGAGGGTCCCGACACGGAAGCCGATGTCGACCAGCAGATCCAGATGCTGCAGACCGCCCTCGACAAGAACCCGGCGGCGATCGGGTTCGCGGCGCTCGACAGTCAGGCGGCCGGCCCGCTGCTGCAGCAGGCGAAGGATGCCGGCATTCCGGTGATCGCGTTCGACTCGGGTGTCGAGAGCGACATCCCGCTGACCACCGCGGCAACCGACAACACCGCTGCCGCAGCCGAGGCCGCCAAGCAGATGGCCGAGGCGGTCGGGCACGAGGGCAAGGTCGCGCTCGTGGTGCACGACCAGACCTCGGTGACCGGCCAGGAACGCCGCGACGGGTTCGTGGACTACATGGAGGAGAACGAGCCGAACATCGAGATCGTCGACGTGCAGTACGGTGGCGGCGACCAGGCGAAGTCCGCCGACCTCGCCAAGGCGATCATCTCGGCCAATCCCGACCTGAAGGGCATCTACGGCTCGAACGAGGGTTCGGCGATCGGTGTCGTGCAGGCCGTCAAGGAGCTCGGCATCGACCCGACGCAGCTCGTCGTGGTCGGGTTCGACTCGGGCAAGGCGCAGATGGATGCGATCCGCGACGGACTCATGATCGGCGCGATCACGCAGAACCCGGTCGGCATCGGCTATGAGACGGTGAAGGCGGCCGTCGAGGCGCTCGACGGCAAGGACCTGCCGAAGACCATCGACACGGGCTACTACTGGTACGACGCGTCGAACATCGACGACGAGGAGATCCAGGCCGTCCTCTACGAGTAG
- a CDS encoding aldo/keto reductase, with amino-acid sequence MTADLTSPERLGPIGYGAASIGNLYREVGDAEADAALAAAWDGGIRYFDTAPHYGLGLSERRLGAFLRTRPDDEYVLSTKVGRVLDPNPEFSGGDDLAADFAVPDETVRRFDPSEAGVRRSIEDSLERLGLDRIDIAFLHDPDAYDLDRGLREGLPALVKLRDEGVVGAIGIGTNSADAAARAVREADLDLVMIAGRYTLIEQPARDELLPLCEERGVGVVAAAVFNSGLLATDAPDRTARYNYGEVPPEVLAHTGRLAEACRAAGVSLPAAALQYPLQHPAVRSVVVGSARAADIRQNIDRVHATVPDGFWDSLRADGLIP; translated from the coding sequence GTGACCGCCGACCTGACCTCCCCCGAGCGGCTCGGGCCCATCGGGTACGGCGCCGCGTCGATCGGCAACCTCTACCGCGAGGTCGGCGACGCCGAGGCCGATGCCGCGCTCGCCGCCGCCTGGGATGGCGGCATCCGTTACTTCGACACCGCTCCGCACTACGGTCTCGGATTGTCAGAGCGCCGGCTCGGCGCATTCCTGCGCACTCGTCCAGACGACGAGTACGTGCTTTCGACGAAGGTCGGCCGCGTGCTCGACCCGAATCCTGAGTTCTCCGGCGGCGACGACCTCGCCGCCGACTTCGCCGTACCGGACGAGACCGTCCGACGGTTCGACCCGAGCGAGGCCGGCGTGCGGCGCAGCATCGAGGACTCGCTCGAGCGACTCGGACTCGACCGCATCGATATCGCCTTCCTGCACGACCCAGACGCGTACGACCTCGACCGCGGCCTCCGCGAAGGGCTCCCCGCGCTCGTGAAGCTCCGCGACGAGGGCGTCGTCGGCGCCATCGGCATCGGCACCAACAGCGCGGATGCCGCGGCCCGCGCGGTGCGCGAGGCCGACCTCGATCTCGTGATGATCGCCGGTCGCTACACGCTCATCGAGCAGCCGGCGCGCGACGAGCTGCTGCCGCTCTGCGAGGAGCGCGGCGTCGGCGTGGTGGCGGCGGCGGTCTTCAACTCGGGGCTGCTCGCCACTGACGCGCCCGATCGCACCGCGCGATACAACTACGGCGAAGTACCTCCCGAGGTGCTCGCGCACACCGGGCGCCTCGCGGAGGCGTGCCGCGCCGCGGGCGTGTCGCTGCCTGCGGCAGCGCTCCAGTATCCGCTGCAGCATCCGGCGGTCCGGTCGGTGGTGGTCGGGTCGGCGCGAGCCGCAGACATCCGCCAGAACATCGATCGGGTGCACGCGACGGTGCCCGACGGGTTCTGGGACTCGCTGCGTGCCGACGGGCTCATTCCGTGA
- a CDS encoding ABC transporter permease produces MSPTTTQPTSGPTPSTTAFAAVEAGTPRLAWLRGSVQQLLAFASLIVIVAVFSFASPHFFTTNNLVSILTAATVTGILALGTTFVIITGGIDLSIGTAMVLCGVMAGVFLTYLGWPLWAGVGATILFGALIGFINGVNISVFGIPPFIATLGMMLIAAGLSLVISGTKPIYFTETPDFQSIMNLSIVPGMRFPLGVAIFIVMIVVAAVLLSKTIVGRYTFSIGSNEAATALSGVNVRRWKIIVYTLAGLFVGLAGVLSASRLSSAQPTGGMGLELEAIAAVVIGGTSLQGGKGSIVGTVIGALIMAVLTNGLRIISVPQEWQSVAVGIVILVAVYLDMLRRRRT; encoded by the coding sequence ATGAGCCCGACGACCACGCAACCGACCTCCGGTCCGACCCCGTCGACCACGGCGTTCGCCGCGGTCGAGGCCGGGACGCCACGACTCGCGTGGCTCCGGGGCTCGGTGCAGCAGCTCCTCGCATTCGCGAGCCTCATCGTCATCGTGGCGGTGTTCTCGTTCGCGAGCCCGCACTTCTTCACGACGAACAACCTCGTCTCGATCCTGACCGCCGCGACCGTCACGGGCATCCTCGCGCTCGGCACGACCTTCGTCATCATCACCGGCGGAATCGACCTCTCGATCGGCACCGCGATGGTGCTCTGCGGCGTGATGGCCGGCGTCTTCCTCACCTACCTGGGGTGGCCCCTGTGGGCAGGCGTCGGGGCGACGATCCTGTTCGGGGCGCTCATCGGGTTCATCAACGGCGTGAACATCTCGGTGTTCGGCATCCCGCCCTTCATCGCGACGCTGGGCATGATGCTGATCGCCGCAGGCCTGTCGCTCGTGATCTCCGGTACCAAGCCGATCTACTTCACCGAGACGCCCGACTTCCAGTCGATCATGAACCTCTCGATCGTTCCGGGCATGCGTTTCCCGCTCGGCGTCGCGATCTTCATCGTGATGATCGTGGTGGCCGCGGTGCTGCTGTCGAAGACCATCGTCGGCCGCTACACCTTCTCGATCGGTTCGAACGAGGCGGCGACGGCGCTCTCGGGCGTCAACGTGCGGCGCTGGAAGATCATCGTCTACACGCTCGCCGGGCTCTTCGTCGGACTCGCCGGAGTGCTCAGCGCATCACGTCTCTCGTCGGCGCAGCCGACGGGCGGCATGGGCCTCGAGCTCGAGGCGATCGCCGCCGTCGTGATCGGCGGCACGTCGCTGCAGGGCGGCAAGGGCTCGATCGTCGGCACCGTCATCGGCGCCCTCATCATGGCCGTCCTCACGAACGGCCTGCGCATCATCTCCGTTCCCCAGGAGTGGCAATCCGTCGCCGTGGGCATCGTGATCCTCGTCGCCGTCTACCTCGACATGCTGCGACGTCGTCGCACCTGA